A genome region from Apus apus isolate bApuApu2 chromosome 2, bApuApu2.pri.cur, whole genome shotgun sequence includes the following:
- the LOC127381518 gene encoding tubulin beta-1 chain produces the protein MREIVHIQAGQCGNQIGAKFWEVISDEHGIDPTGSYHGDSDLQLERINVYYNEAAGNKYVPRAILVDLEPGTMDSVRSGPFGQIFRPDNFVFGQSGAGNNWAKGHYTEGAELVDSVLDVVRKESESCDCLQGFQLTHSLGGGTGSGMGTLLISKIREEYPDRIMNTFSVMPSPKVSDTVVEPYNATLSVHQLVENTDETYCIDNEALYDICFRTLKLTTPTYGDLNHLVSATMSGVTTCLRFPGQLNADLRKLAVNMVPFPRLHFFMPGFAPLTSRGSQQYRALTVPELTQQMFDSKNMMAACDPRHGRYLTVAAIFRGRMSMKEVDEQMLNVQNKNSSYFVEWIPNNVKTAVCDIPPRGLKMSATFIGNSTAIQELFKRISEQFTAMFRRKAFLHWYTGEGMDEMEFTEAESNMNDLVSEYQQYQDATADEQGEFEEEGEEDEA, from the exons ATGCGTGAGATCGTGCACATCCAGGCCGGGCAGTGCGGCAACCAGATCGGCGCCAAG TTCTGGGAGGTCATCAGCGACGAGCACGGCATTGATCCTACTGGCAGCTATCACGGGGACAGTGACCTGCAGCTGGAAAGGATCAACGTCTACTACAATGAAGCTGCTG GTAACAAGTACGTGCCTCGTGCCATCCTGGTGGACCTGGAGCCTGGCACGATGGACTCTGTGCGCTCCGGCCCCTTTGGACAGATCTTCAGGCCCGACAACTTTGTCTTTG GTCAGAGCGGGGCTGGCAACAACTGGGCCAAGGGGCACTACAcggaaggagctgagctggtggACTCGGTCCTGGACGTGGTGAGGAAGGAGTCGGAGAGCTGTGACTGCCTGCAGGGCTTCCAGCTGACGCACTCGCTGGGCGGCGGCACGGGCTCTGGGATGGGCACCCTCCTCATCAGCAAGATCCGGGAGGAGTACCCCGACCGCATCATGAACACCTTCAGCGTCATGCCCTCCCCCAAGGTGTCGGACACGGTGGTGGAGCCCTACAATGCCACCCTCTCTGTGCACCAGCTGGTGGAGAACACGGACGAGACCTACTGCATCGACAACGAGGCCCTGTATGACATTTGCTTCCGCACCCTGAAGCTGACCACTCCCACCTACGGGGACCTCAACCACCTGGTGTCGGCCACCATGAGCGGCGTCACCACCTGCCTCCGCTTCCCCGGGCAGCTGAACGCCGACCTGCGCAAGCTGGCGGTCAACATGGTGCCTTTCCCCCGGCTGCACTTCTTCATGCCGGGCTTCGCCCCGCTCACCAGCCGCGGCAGCCAGCAGTACCGCGCCCTGACGGTGCCCGAGCTGACGCAGCAGATGTTCGACTCCAAGAACATGATGGCCGCCTGCGACCCCCGCCACGGCCGCTACCTGACGGTGGCCGCCATCTTCCGGGGCCGCATGTCCATGAAGGAGGTGGACGAGCAGATGCTCAACGTGCAGAACAAGAACAGCAGCTACTTCGTGGAGTGGATCCCCAACAACGTGAAGACGGCCGTCTGCGACATCCCCCCGCGCGGCCTCAAGATGTCCGCCACCTTCATCGGCAACAGCACGGCCATCCAGGAGCTCTTCAAGAGGATCTCGGAGCAGTTCACGGCCATGTTCCGGCGCAAGGCTTTCTTGCACTGGTACACGGGCGAGGGCATGGATGAGATGGAGTTCACGGAGGCCGAGAGCAACATGAACGACCTGGTCTCCGAATACCAGCAATACCAGGACGCCACTGCTGACGAGCAGGGGGAAtttgaagaggaaggagaggaggatgaGGCGTAA